A region from the Nocardioides exalbidus genome encodes:
- a CDS encoding FHA domain-containing protein, with amino-acid sequence MPFCTACGKQNPDDARFCAQCGTKLLAGEDTGASPVETTATITFGVPDQRESSDRQLSPVDAAAVDALPEGHALLVVQRGPSAGSRFLLDVDVVGAGRHPDSEIFLDDVTVSRRHAEFRRTGAGYTVSDVGSLNGTYVNRDRIDSVELNDGDEVQIGKYRLVFFSSHPDN; translated from the coding sequence ATGCCGTTCTGCACCGCCTGTGGCAAGCAGAACCCCGACGACGCGCGCTTCTGTGCCCAGTGCGGCACCAAGCTGCTCGCCGGGGAGGACACCGGGGCGAGCCCGGTCGAGACCACCGCGACCATCACCTTCGGCGTGCCCGACCAGCGCGAGTCCTCCGACCGCCAGCTGAGCCCGGTCGACGCCGCCGCGGTCGACGCCCTCCCGGAGGGCCACGCCCTCCTCGTCGTGCAGCGCGGGCCCAGCGCCGGCAGCCGGTTCCTCCTCGACGTCGACGTGGTCGGCGCGGGTCGCCACCCCGACAGCGAGATCTTCCTCGACGACGTGACCGTGTCCCGTCGGCACGCCGAGTTCCGTCGTACGGGTGCCGGCTACACCGTCAGCGACGTCGGCAGCCTCAACGGCACCTACGTCAACCGCGACCGGATCGACTCCGTCGAGCTCAACGACGGCGACGAGGTCCAGATCGGCAAGTACCGGCTGGTGTTCTTCTCCTCCCACCCGGACAACTGA
- the gcvH gene encoding glycine cleavage system protein GcvH → MYPENLKYTSEHEWVRTPGDAEGSVRVGITDFAQDALGDIVYASLPQVGDQVTAGETCGELESTKSVSDIYAPVTGEVVAVNTALDSTPELVNSDPYEAGWLFEVGVADAAQVDGLMDAAAYQAGLDA, encoded by the coding sequence ATGTATCCGGAGAACCTGAAGTACACCAGCGAGCACGAGTGGGTTCGCACCCCCGGCGATGCCGAGGGGTCGGTCCGGGTGGGCATCACCGACTTCGCGCAGGACGCGCTCGGCGACATCGTGTACGCCTCCCTCCCGCAGGTGGGCGACCAGGTCACGGCGGGGGAGACCTGCGGCGAGCTGGAGTCGACGAAGTCGGTCAGCGACATCTACGCCCCGGTCACCGGTGAGGTCGTCGCGGTCAACACCGCGCTCGACTCGACCCCCGAGCTGGTCAACAGCGACCCCTACGAGGCGGGCTGGCTCTTCGAGGTCGGCGTCGCCGACGCCGCGCAGGTCGACGGCCTGATGGACGCCGCGGCCTACCAGGCCGGCCTCGACGCCTGA
- a CDS encoding DUF881 domain-containing protein: MPDQPDQPDRPDRPEHPPGHVRPDPESPGRERLRHALLKPSRRQGIVAVLLAVLGFGFVVQVQDTAANDTYAGLREGELIQVLDGLTGTAERARREVDRLEGRRDELSNENQARAAALDEAEQRVRTLNIIAGLVPVSGPGLRVTITESTSRVSVGSLLDTVQELRTAGAEAMEFNDSIRLGADSSFENAVGGIELDDQLLEPPYVLDVIGDIHNLRTALTFSSGPVETLETLDGASVTIEKVEVTSVREAPRPEYAEFGTGQ; this comes from the coding sequence ATGCCTGACCAGCCCGACCAGCCTGACCGACCCGACCGGCCCGAGCACCCACCCGGGCACGTGAGGCCCGACCCGGAGAGCCCGGGCCGCGAACGGCTGCGGCACGCCCTGCTGAAGCCCTCGCGGCGCCAGGGGATCGTCGCGGTCCTGCTGGCCGTCCTGGGCTTCGGGTTCGTCGTCCAGGTGCAGGACACCGCGGCCAACGACACCTACGCCGGCCTGCGCGAGGGAGAGCTGATCCAGGTCCTGGACGGACTCACCGGCACCGCCGAGCGCGCCCGCCGGGAGGTCGACCGGCTCGAGGGCCGACGCGACGAGCTCAGCAACGAGAACCAGGCCCGCGCGGCCGCCCTCGACGAGGCCGAGCAGCGGGTCCGCACCCTCAACATCATCGCGGGGCTGGTGCCCGTCTCCGGTCCCGGCCTGCGCGTCACGATCACCGAGTCCACGAGCCGGGTCAGCGTCGGGTCGCTGCTCGACACCGTCCAGGAGCTGCGCACGGCCGGCGCCGAGGCGATGGAGTTCAACGACTCGATCCGCCTCGGGGCCGACAGCTCCTTCGAGAACGCCGTCGGGGGGATCGAGCTCGACGACCAGCTGCTCGAGCCGCCCTACGTCCTCGACGTCATCGGCGACATCCACAACCTCCGCACCGCGCTCACGTTCTCGAGCGGGCCGGTCGAGACCCTGGAGACGCTCGACGGCGCGAGCGTGACGATCGAGAAGGTCGAGGTGACCAGCGTCCGCGAGGCGCCGAGACCTGAGTATGCGGAGTTCGGCACGGGCCAGTAG
- a CDS encoding small basic family protein: protein MIAALGLLLGILAGLVFAPDVPLGLQNYLPIAVVAALDAVFGGLRAYLDGIFDDKVFVVSFVSNVVIAAAIVYLGDQLGVGAQLTTGVVVVLGIRIFSNVAAIRRHVFHA from the coding sequence ATGATCGCCGCGCTCGGCCTGCTCCTCGGCATCCTCGCCGGACTGGTCTTCGCCCCCGACGTCCCGCTCGGCCTGCAGAACTACCTGCCGATCGCGGTGGTCGCTGCCCTCGACGCCGTCTTCGGCGGCCTCCGCGCCTACCTCGACGGCATCTTCGACGACAAGGTCTTCGTCGTCTCGTTCGTCAGCAACGTGGTGATCGCGGCAGCGATCGTCTACCTCGGCGACCAGCTCGGTGTCGGCGCCCAGCTCACCACGGGCGTCGTCGTCGTCCTCGGCATCCGGATCTTCTCCAACGTGGCCGCCATCCGGAGGCACGTCTTCCATGCCTGA
- a CDS encoding DUF881 domain-containing protein, whose translation MPDTKPDRRPDSRPDTRPDSRPAARDLPDHVTAPLLSLITARSLDEDYAHVARQRAAAGLPPRTTSRGRPHWASLVAIGALGVMAAIVAAQTDREAAVNELSRAALVQQIEARRDEVRSLQHDVGELTRSNAAAASNSTTVQGQLDDIDNRVRRAELNTGFSVVHGPGVRITVDNRPGVDVNGEIRDEDLAILVDGLFEAGAEAIAINDQRINALGGIRNTSRAIHVNGRPVNAPYVVSAIGDPKTLQARLLQTSEGQEWFALVNGLDFVYTPQNVDDIRLPAAPERGLRDVIEDNADPDGTPGGGGNAP comes from the coding sequence ATGCCTGACACCAAGCCCGACCGGAGGCCCGACTCGCGGCCCGACACGAGGCCCGACTCGAGGCCGGCCGCCCGCGACCTGCCCGACCACGTCACGGCGCCCCTGCTCTCGCTCATCACCGCGCGCTCGCTGGACGAGGACTACGCGCACGTCGCACGGCAGCGCGCCGCTGCCGGGCTGCCGCCGAGGACGACGTCGCGGGGCCGGCCGCACTGGGCCAGCCTCGTCGCGATCGGTGCGCTCGGGGTGATGGCCGCGATCGTCGCCGCGCAGACCGACCGGGAGGCCGCGGTCAACGAGCTCAGCCGGGCCGCGCTGGTGCAGCAGATCGAGGCCCGTCGCGACGAGGTGCGCAGCCTCCAGCACGACGTGGGCGAGCTCACCCGCTCCAACGCGGCGGCCGCCAGCAACAGCACCACCGTCCAGGGACAGCTCGACGACATCGACAACCGCGTGCGCCGCGCCGAGCTCAACACCGGGTTCTCCGTCGTGCACGGGCCGGGCGTGCGGATCACCGTGGACAACCGCCCGGGCGTCGACGTCAACGGCGAGATCCGCGACGAGGACCTCGCGATCCTCGTCGACGGCCTGTTCGAGGCGGGCGCCGAGGCGATCGCGATCAACGACCAGCGCATCAACGCCCTCGGCGGCATCCGCAACACCAGCCGGGCGATCCACGTCAACGGCCGACCCGTCAACGCCCCCTACGTCGTGTCCGCCATCGGCGACCCGAAGACCCTCCAGGCCAGGCTGCTCCAGACCTCGGAGGGCCAGGAGTGGTTCGCGCTCGTCAACGGCCTCGATTTCGTCTACACACCCCAGAATGTGGACGACATCCGCCTGCCGGCTGCCCCGGAGCGAGGCTTGCGTGATGTGATCGAGGACAACGCCGACCCGGACGGCACACCAGGAGGAGGGGGCAACGCGCCATGA
- a CDS encoding CDP-alcohol phosphatidyltransferase family protein, with the protein MPEEASRVWTVPNIISVVRLAGVPLFLWLVLGPEADAIALVVLMVAGFTDFLDGWLARRLNQYSKLGEILDPVADRLYILAVVIGLFLRDIIPWWVAIALPLRDLLLWGLVPILRTRGFSALPVHFLGKAATFNLLYAFPLLLLGEGDGIVATLARTFGWAFAWWGIGLYWWAGVLYAWQVRKLIRETPRRTSPASDHA; encoded by the coding sequence GTGCCAGAGGAAGCGTCCCGCGTCTGGACCGTGCCCAACATCATCAGTGTGGTGCGGCTCGCCGGTGTGCCCTTGTTCCTCTGGCTGGTCCTCGGCCCGGAGGCCGACGCGATCGCGCTCGTCGTGCTGATGGTGGCGGGGTTCACCGACTTCCTCGACGGCTGGCTGGCCCGGCGGCTCAACCAGTACTCCAAGCTCGGCGAGATCCTCGACCCCGTCGCCGACCGGCTCTACATCCTGGCCGTCGTCATCGGGCTGTTCCTGCGCGACATCATCCCGTGGTGGGTCGCGATCGCCCTGCCGCTGCGCGACCTCCTCCTCTGGGGACTGGTGCCGATCCTGCGCACCCGGGGCTTCTCCGCCCTGCCGGTGCACTTCCTCGGCAAGGCCGCGACCTTCAACCTGCTCTACGCCTTCCCGCTGCTGCTGCTCGGCGAGGGCGACGGGATCGTCGCCACCCTCGCCCGCACGTTCGGCTGGGCCTTCGCGTGGTGGGGGATCGGCCTCTACTGGTGGGCGGGCGTGCTCTACGCCTGGCAGGTGCGCAAGCTGATCCGCGAGACGCCACGGCGTACGTCGCCGGCCTCCGACCATGCCTGA
- a CDS encoding hemolysin family protein has product MNGDLFGVVLAVVLLALNAFFVGAEFALLAARRSQIEPRAQEGSRSARTTLRAMENVSLVMAGAQLGITVCSLGLGAIGEPAVAHLLEPLFHQARLPDDLLHPVSFVVAMSIVVYLHVVLGEMVPKNIALAGADRAAMVLSPPMMVIVTVLRPVIAVMNMIANGVLRLLRIEPKDEVHSSFTREEVAALVEESRGEGLIEAEEYDRLAGALGFTEKAVSSILMTPDTLATVAPGSTVADVEAVCASTGFSRFPVATADGSLLGYLHIKDALESDDDRRSRVIEDKWIRPFATVHPDDLLHDALESLQVKGAHMARVVQRDGEVVGLVTLEDVLEELVGEIRDAAHHDVAPLDA; this is encoded by the coding sequence ATGAACGGTGACCTCTTCGGCGTCGTCCTCGCCGTCGTCCTGCTCGCTCTCAACGCCTTCTTCGTGGGCGCCGAGTTCGCCCTGCTCGCCGCCCGGCGCAGCCAGATCGAGCCACGCGCCCAGGAGGGCTCCCGCTCAGCCCGCACGACGCTCCGCGCGATGGAGAACGTCTCGCTCGTCATGGCCGGCGCCCAGCTCGGCATCACCGTCTGCTCGCTCGGCCTCGGTGCGATCGGTGAGCCCGCGGTCGCCCACCTGCTCGAACCGCTCTTCCACCAGGCGCGCCTGCCCGACGACCTGCTCCACCCGGTGTCGTTCGTGGTGGCCATGTCGATCGTGGTCTACCTCCACGTCGTGCTCGGCGAGATGGTCCCCAAGAACATCGCGCTGGCCGGCGCCGACCGCGCCGCGATGGTGCTGAGCCCCCCGATGATGGTGATCGTGACCGTGCTGCGCCCGGTCATCGCCGTGATGAACATGATCGCCAACGGCGTCCTGCGCCTGCTCCGGATCGAGCCCAAGGACGAGGTCCACTCGAGCTTCACGCGCGAGGAGGTCGCCGCCCTCGTGGAGGAGTCGCGCGGCGAGGGCCTGATCGAGGCCGAGGAGTACGACCGCCTCGCCGGCGCCCTGGGCTTCACCGAGAAGGCCGTGTCGTCGATCCTCATGACGCCCGACACCCTGGCGACCGTGGCCCCCGGCTCGACGGTGGCGGACGTCGAGGCCGTGTGCGCCTCGACCGGGTTCAGCAGGTTCCCCGTCGCGACCGCCGACGGGTCGCTGCTCGGCTACCTCCACATCAAGGACGCCCTGGAGTCCGACGACGACAGGCGATCACGGGTCATCGAGGACAAGTGGATCCGGCCCTTCGCGACCGTCCACCCCGACGACCTGCTCCACGACGCCCTGGAGAGCCTCCAGGTCAAGGGCGCCCACATGGCCCGGGTGGTGCAGCGTGACGGGGAGGTCGTCGGCCTGGTGACGCTCGAGGACGTGCTCGAGGAGCTCGTCGGCGAGATCCGCGACGCGGCGCACCACGACGTGGCGCCGCTGGACGCCTAG
- a CDS encoding hemolysin family protein: protein MTPLLLLLVSLALVAACGLFVAAEFSFVTVDRPSVERAAASGDEGARGVQLALRSLSTQLSGAQVGITVTNLAIGFLAEPAISDLVRGPLTSAGVPEGVVTPLSLFLGLALGTVMTMIFGEMVPKNIAIAKPLETARTTQGFMRGFTALTKRPIRILNGSANAIVRRLGIEPQEELRSARSSQELSSLVQRSADQGTLDADTAELVERSVEFGTRTAGEIMTPRVRTTTVEDGDRVSSVIDLARQTGHSRFPVLDAEDTVVGTVHVKHAVAVPVHERATTRIRHVMVKPVVVPDSLRLDPLLALLRQDGFQMAIVLDEYGGHAGIVTLEDVVEEIVGDISDEHDRLGARIRQRRDGSWTLSGLLRPDEVEDVTDVELPDHEDYDTVAGLVMRELGKIPAPGDRIELAVPDRSDPHEPRQRLVTLTVERMDGLRIDRLDLRVVATTPVGGSDER, encoded by the coding sequence GTGACCCCCCTCCTGCTGCTGCTCGTCTCGCTGGCCCTCGTGGCCGCCTGTGGACTCTTCGTCGCGGCCGAGTTCTCGTTCGTCACCGTCGACCGGCCGAGCGTCGAGCGCGCCGCCGCATCCGGTGACGAGGGCGCGCGCGGAGTCCAGCTCGCGCTGCGCTCGCTGTCCACCCAGCTCTCCGGCGCCCAGGTCGGCATCACCGTCACCAACCTCGCCATCGGCTTCCTGGCCGAGCCGGCGATCTCCGACCTCGTCCGCGGCCCCCTGACGTCCGCCGGGGTCCCCGAGGGCGTCGTCACCCCGCTGTCGCTGTTCCTCGGCCTGGCCCTCGGCACGGTGATGACGATGATCTTCGGCGAGATGGTGCCGAAGAACATCGCGATCGCGAAGCCGCTCGAGACCGCCCGGACGACGCAGGGCTTCATGCGCGGCTTCACGGCGCTCACCAAGCGCCCGATCCGGATCCTCAACGGCTCCGCCAACGCGATCGTGCGCCGCCTCGGGATCGAGCCGCAGGAAGAGCTCCGCTCGGCCCGCAGCTCCCAGGAGCTGTCCTCGCTCGTCCAGCGCTCGGCCGACCAGGGCACCCTCGACGCCGACACCGCCGAGCTCGTCGAGCGCTCGGTCGAGTTCGGCACCCGCACCGCCGGCGAGATCATGACGCCGCGCGTGCGCACGACGACCGTCGAGGACGGCGACCGCGTCTCCTCGGTCATCGACCTGGCCCGCCAGACCGGCCACTCGCGCTTCCCCGTCCTCGACGCGGAGGACACCGTCGTCGGCACGGTCCACGTCAAGCACGCCGTCGCCGTCCCGGTGCACGAGCGGGCCACGACCCGGATCAGGCACGTCATGGTCAAGCCCGTCGTCGTGCCCGACAGCCTCCGGCTCGACCCCCTGCTCGCCCTGCTGCGCCAGGACGGCTTCCAGATGGCCATCGTGCTCGACGAGTACGGCGGCCACGCCGGCATCGTGACGCTCGAGGACGTGGTCGAGGAGATCGTCGGCGACATCTCCGACGAGCACGACCGGCTGGGGGCCCGCATCCGGCAGCGCCGCGACGGCAGCTGGACGCTGTCCGGGCTGCTGCGTCCCGACGAGGTCGAGGACGTCACCGACGTCGAGCTGCCCGACCACGAGGACTACGACACCGTGGCCGGCCTCGTCATGCGCGAGCTCGGCAAGATCCCGGCGCCCGGCGACCGGATCGAGCTCGCGGTCCCGGACCGCAGCGACCCCCACGAGCCCCGGCAGCGCCTCGTGACGCTCACGGTGGAGCGGATGGACGGCCTGCGCATCGACCGCCTCGACCTGCGCGTCGTGGCCACGACCCCGGTGGGAGGCTCCGATGAACGGTGA
- a CDS encoding sulfatase family protein: MRAWAQSIAAALLVVLVATLATVTITDGSGTSGAGSVSLAQGTQTPTDAAVPSRPNIVFVLTDDMRDDDLDHMPITRRLLADQGMEFTDAISPHPLCCPARAQLATGQYAQNNGVQHNRGEHGGFQALDPTREASVWFRDAGYQTGFAGKFLNGYHPSSVRPAGWGRWDALTRGTYDYVNFSMTGDGTPTRYTDSYITTVIEDHTDTSIRDFAATGDPFVVYAWHLAPHYRITPEGGRSLPPPMPQDRGTFADQRPASFDDPAFDEADVSDQPRYLRNLPPVDREEVHAENSARLESLQAVDRAVGSLVQTLDEAGVLDDTYIVFSSDNGYSLGEHRYTGKDVLTDEALQVPLVVRGPGIPAGTTSDLPVTLVDLPATFADLTGVQPQWTIDGTSLVPTLMGDEQPFRDTTLIQTGRTLGDGWSHRGVRTERYLYGTDGTDAFLYDRLTDPDGMVNVVDDPRYADVVAALEQRRAQLVTCAGWTCNQVFGPLPEPDPSS, encoded by the coding sequence ATGCGAGCGTGGGCACAGTCAATCGCGGCTGCTCTGCTGGTCGTCCTCGTGGCCACCCTGGCGACCGTGACGATCACCGACGGGTCGGGCACCTCCGGTGCGGGATCGGTGAGCCTGGCGCAGGGCACGCAGACGCCCACGGACGCGGCAGTCCCGTCGAGGCCCAACATCGTCTTCGTCCTCACCGACGACATGCGCGACGACGACCTCGACCACATGCCGATCACCCGCCGCCTGCTCGCCGACCAGGGCATGGAGTTCACCGACGCCATCTCGCCGCACCCGCTCTGCTGCCCCGCTCGCGCGCAGCTGGCCACCGGCCAGTACGCGCAAAACAACGGCGTGCAGCACAACCGCGGTGAGCACGGCGGCTTCCAGGCGCTCGACCCGACCCGCGAGGCGAGCGTGTGGTTCCGCGACGCGGGATACCAGACCGGCTTCGCCGGCAAGTTCCTCAACGGCTACCACCCGAGCAGCGTCCGCCCCGCGGGCTGGGGGCGGTGGGACGCGCTGACCCGCGGCACCTACGACTACGTGAACTTCTCGATGACCGGCGACGGCACCCCGACGCGCTACACGGACAGCTACATCACGACCGTGATCGAGGACCACACCGACACCTCGATCCGCGACTTCGCCGCGACCGGTGACCCCTTCGTGGTCTACGCCTGGCACCTCGCGCCCCACTACCGGATCACGCCGGAGGGCGGACGCAGCCTGCCGCCGCCGATGCCGCAGGACCGCGGCACCTTCGCCGACCAGCGCCCGGCGTCCTTCGACGACCCGGCCTTCGACGAGGCCGACGTCTCGGACCAGCCCCGCTACCTGCGCAACCTCCCGCCGGTCGACCGGGAGGAGGTCCACGCCGAGAACTCCGCCCGGCTCGAGTCGCTGCAGGCCGTCGACCGGGCCGTCGGGTCGCTCGTGCAGACCCTCGACGAGGCCGGCGTGCTCGACGACACCTACATCGTCTTCTCCTCCGACAACGGCTACTCCCTCGGCGAGCACCGCTACACGGGCAAGGACGTGCTGACCGACGAGGCGCTCCAGGTGCCGCTCGTCGTCCGCGGCCCGGGCATCCCGGCCGGCACCACCTCCGACCTGCCGGTCACGCTGGTCGACCTCCCGGCGACCTTCGCCGACCTCACCGGCGTACAACCCCAGTGGACGATCGACGGCACCTCGCTGGTCCCGACGCTGATGGGCGACGAGCAGCCCTTCCGCGACACCACGCTCATCCAGACCGGGCGCACCCTCGGCGACGGCTGGTCCCACCGCGGCGTGCGGACCGAGCGCTACCTCTACGGCACCGACGGGACCGACGCGTTCCTCTACGACCGCCTCACCGACCCCGACGGGATGGTCAACGTCGTGGACGACCCGCGCTACGCCGACGTCGTCGCCGCGCTCGAGCAACGGCGTGCGCAGCTCGTGACCTGCGCCGGCTGGACCTGCAACCAGGTGTTCGGGCCCCTCCCCGAGCCCGATCCGTCATCCTGA
- a CDS encoding SLC13 family permease — protein MTDALHPVVVQVLPVAIFLVAITVTAEIAQLAGVFDVAAHAMARRARHRVLLLWLTFAALAVVCTIVLSLDTTAVLLTPVGLAIAQQTGIAPMPFALTTLWIANTGSLLLPVSNLTNLLAVHRFEDLGAGHADYVRTAALPAVTAIVVTLVLIAVLQRRALRGTYDVDPPAEPHDRALLVISGVVCLAIGPLFAIGLEPAVVSLASAGVLLAATAWRAPSLLREVSPPWLMAGVFVLVAGLLRIAQSEGLLDWLAPAVGTGTRTLDLLHLSGASALIANLVNNLPAYLLVEPSAADDVRRLVATLIGVNAGALITPWASLATLLWLQRCRSAGLRIPLLKLAGWGSICATLCVVSATLTLR, from the coding sequence GTGACAGACGCCCTCCACCCTGTCGTCGTGCAGGTCCTCCCGGTCGCGATCTTCCTCGTCGCCATCACGGTGACCGCCGAGATCGCCCAGCTGGCCGGAGTGTTCGACGTCGCGGCGCACGCGATGGCTCGTCGTGCCCGCCACCGGGTCCTGCTCCTGTGGCTCACCTTCGCGGCGCTGGCGGTCGTCTGCACGATCGTGCTGAGCCTCGACACGACCGCGGTCCTGCTGACCCCGGTCGGCCTGGCGATCGCCCAGCAGACCGGCATCGCGCCGATGCCGTTCGCGCTCACGACGCTCTGGATCGCCAACACCGGCTCGCTCCTGCTCCCTGTCTCGAACCTCACCAACCTGCTCGCGGTCCACCGGTTCGAGGACCTCGGAGCCGGACATGCCGACTACGTCCGGACCGCGGCCCTGCCGGCGGTGACCGCAATCGTGGTGACGCTCGTCCTGATCGCCGTTCTCCAGCGGCGGGCGCTGCGCGGGACCTACGACGTCGACCCGCCGGCCGAGCCCCACGACCGTGCGCTGCTCGTGATCAGCGGCGTCGTGTGCCTGGCCATCGGACCGCTCTTCGCGATCGGCCTCGAGCCCGCGGTCGTCTCCCTCGCGTCCGCCGGCGTCCTGCTCGCCGCGACCGCGTGGCGGGCGCCGTCGCTGCTCCGCGAGGTCAGCCCGCCCTGGCTGATGGCCGGGGTGTTCGTCCTCGTCGCCGGACTGCTGCGGATCGCCCAGTCCGAGGGCCTGCTCGACTGGCTCGCGCCCGCGGTCGGCACCGGCACTCGCACGCTCGACCTCCTGCACCTCTCGGGAGCCTCCGCGCTCATCGCCAACCTCGTCAACAACCTTCCGGCCTACCTCCTCGTCGAGCCGTCGGCCGCAGACGACGTGCGCCGGCTCGTGGCCACCCTGATCGGCGTCAACGCAGGCGCGCTCATCACGCCGTGGGCCTCCCTGGCCACCCTCCTGTGGCTCCAGCGCTGCCGCTCGGCGGGCCTCCGGATCCCCTTGCTCAAGCTCGCCGGCTGGGGCTCCATCTGCGCCACGCTGTGCGTCGTGTCGGCGACCCTGACCCTGCGCTGA